Proteins encoded by one window of Pseudomonas sp. PSKL.D1:
- a CDS encoding 5'-methylthioadenosine/S-adenosylhomocysteine nucleosidase family protein — translation MLLNTHFPAISLADTLFVFALEAEAGDVFADVNTVFTGIGKVNAAIALTKAIQQHRPKLIVNLGSAGSQRHGKGEVVCCTRFVQRDMDVRPLGFERYQTPLSDVPVFLEHGEVIAGLPVETCGSGDSFEVNHGDVPYDIVDMEAYVFALIARDEGIPFVCLKYISDDAGSDAAEDWSVQVHLAAKAFRRVLF, via the coding sequence ATGTTGCTCAACACACATTTCCCTGCCATTTCCCTTGCCGACACCCTGTTCGTTTTTGCCCTGGAGGCAGAGGCGGGGGACGTGTTTGCCGACGTCAACACCGTGTTCACCGGTATCGGCAAGGTCAACGCCGCCATTGCGCTGACCAAAGCCATCCAGCAACACCGCCCCAAACTGATCGTCAATCTCGGCTCGGCCGGCAGCCAACGCCACGGCAAGGGCGAGGTGGTGTGCTGCACGCGCTTCGTGCAGCGCGACATGGATGTGAGACCATTGGGCTTCGAGCGCTACCAGACGCCGCTTTCTGACGTGCCCGTGTTCCTGGAGCATGGCGAGGTGATTGCCGGGCTGCCCGTTGAAACCTGTGGCAGTGGCGACAGCTTCGAAGTGAACCACGGCGACGTGCCGTATGACATCGTCGATATGGAAGCCTACGTGTTCGCACTGATCGCCCGCGATGAGGGCATCCCGTTCGTGTGCCTGAAGTACATCTCCGATGATGCCGGCAGTGATGCGGCAGAGGACTGGTCGGTGCAGGTGCACCTGGCCGCCAAGGCCTTCCGTCGCGTCTTGTTCTGA
- a CDS encoding general stress protein, with protein sequence MANKENSRMGSQGGNKNPGNFANDRQKASEAGRKGGQSSGGNMTQDREKQDREQGHKGGRS encoded by the coding sequence ATGGCCAACAAAGAGAACAGCCGCATGGGCAGCCAAGGTGGTAACAAAAACCCAGGCAATTTCGCCAATGACCGGCAGAAAGCATCCGAAGCAGGCCGCAAAGGTGGCCAATCCTCCGGTGGCAACATGACCCAGGACCGCGAGAAGCAAGACCGCGAACAAGGCCACAAAGGCGGCCGTTCGTAA
- a CDS encoding NTP/NDP exchange transporter, with amino-acid sequence MSTWRARIEQGLNVKPGEGPAVMAGLALFYLLFTGYFMLRPVRETMGVAGGVDNLQWLFTGTFIATLVCLPLFGWLASRVRRRHILPWTYGFFATNLLLFAVLFAYNPDDLWHARAFYIWLSVFNLLTISLAWSVLADLFSTEQGKRLFGLLAAGASLGGLSGPILGTLLVAPLGHAGLVVLAALFLIGSVGASIALQRWRDRHPLPATAEHPASRPLGGNPFAGATAVLRSPYLLGIALFVVLLASVSTFLYFEQARIVSETFTDRTRQTQVFGLIDTVVQALAILTQVFITGRLARRLGVGVLLVAVPLVMAAGFVWLALAPVFAVFVVVMVVRRAGEYALVRPGREMLFTVLPAEDKYKAKNFIDTVVYRGGDALSGWVKRALDVIGDHPQLAMLMGAVIALGWGLAGGWLGRRQRQLEAQNLGQEPATAAGAPNTQPPFI; translated from the coding sequence ATGAGCACCTGGCGAGCGCGCATCGAGCAAGGGCTGAACGTCAAGCCCGGTGAAGGCCCGGCGGTAATGGCCGGGCTGGCGCTGTTCTACTTGCTGTTCACGGGCTATTTCATGCTCCGGCCGGTGCGCGAAACCATGGGGGTGGCGGGGGGAGTCGACAACCTGCAGTGGCTGTTCACGGGCACCTTCATTGCCACCCTGGTGTGCCTGCCGCTGTTCGGCTGGCTGGCTTCCCGGGTGCGGCGTCGGCATATCCTGCCGTGGACCTACGGTTTTTTTGCCACCAACCTGTTGCTGTTTGCCGTACTGTTCGCCTACAACCCGGACGACCTGTGGCACGCGCGGGCCTTTTACATCTGGCTGTCGGTGTTCAATCTGCTGACCATCTCCCTGGCCTGGAGCGTGCTTGCCGACCTGTTCAGCACCGAGCAGGGCAAACGCCTTTTCGGGTTGCTGGCGGCCGGGGCCAGCCTGGGCGGGCTCAGCGGGCCGATCCTGGGCACCTTGCTGGTGGCGCCCCTGGGGCATGCAGGGCTGGTGGTGCTGGCTGCGTTGTTCCTGATTGGCAGCGTTGGCGCGAGTATCGCCCTGCAGCGCTGGCGTGACCGCCATCCGTTACCCGCCACGGCCGAACACCCGGCCTCCCGCCCGTTGGGCGGCAACCCGTTTGCCGGGGCGACGGCCGTGCTGCGCTCACCCTACCTGTTGGGCATCGCACTGTTCGTGGTGCTGTTGGCCAGCGTCAGCACCTTCCTGTATTTCGAACAGGCCCGCATCGTCAGCGAAACCTTCACCGATCGCACCCGCCAGACGCAGGTATTCGGCCTGATCGACACCGTGGTGCAAGCCTTGGCCATCCTCACCCAAGTGTTCATCACCGGCCGCCTGGCCCGGCGTCTGGGGGTTGGCGTATTACTGGTGGCGGTGCCGTTGGTGATGGCGGCGGGCTTTGTGTGGCTGGCGCTGGCGCCCGTGTTTGCCGTGTTCGTGGTGGTGATGGTGGTGCGCCGGGCGGGCGAGTACGCCCTGGTGCGCCCTGGGCGGGAAATGCTGTTCACCGTACTGCCCGCCGAGGACAAGTACAAAGCCAAGAATTTCATTGATACCGTGGTGTACCGCGGCGGTGATGCCTTGAGCGGCTGGGTTAAACGGGCACTGGATGTGATCGGCGACCATCCGCAATTGGCCATGTTGATGGGTGCAGTCATCGCCTTGGGCTGGGGTCTTGCTGGCGGCTGGCTGGGGCGCCGGCAGCGGCAACTGGAGGCGCAAAATCTGGGCCAGGAACCTGCGACGGCAGCTGGCGCGCCAAATACACAACCACCGTTTATTTAA
- a CDS encoding aldo/keto reductase, with the protein MYGRREILRAGAALGLVAASPWLYAAPASGLLTRKVPSTGEALPVIGAGTSGSFEVPAGSAEYQQLKVVLKAFFDGGGKVIDTSPNYGGADSILGQLLEEGGWHRQCFIATKIAADSRADAEAQWAGTLKSLRTDKVDLLQIHNLRDWKTQLSYARELKQQGKARYVGITHYLESGQDAVASIVRSEPLDFIQINYSVNAPQAARELLPLCQDKGIAVLINRAFDDGRLFARVKDQPLPGWATEAGIGSWAQMFLKFAISHPAVTTVIPATGRPDRQLDQLKAGHEPLLTSAQQQALIQQFS; encoded by the coding sequence ATGTACGGACGTCGCGAAATCCTACGCGCCGGGGCGGCGTTGGGCCTGGTGGCCGCTAGCCCTTGGCTGTATGCCGCCCCCGCCAGCGGGCTGCTGACCCGCAAAGTCCCTTCCACCGGCGAGGCGTTGCCGGTGATCGGCGCGGGCACCTCCGGCAGCTTTGAAGTGCCGGCCGGCTCTGCCGAGTACCAGCAACTCAAAGTGGTGCTAAAAGCCTTCTTCGATGGCGGTGGCAAAGTCATCGACACCTCGCCGAACTATGGTGGCGCCGACAGCATCCTCGGCCAGTTGCTGGAGGAGGGTGGCTGGCACCGCCAATGCTTTATTGCCACCAAGATTGCTGCCGACAGCCGGGCTGACGCCGAAGCGCAATGGGCGGGTACCTTGAAGAGCCTGCGCACCGACAAGGTCGACCTGCTGCAAATCCACAACCTGCGAGACTGGAAAACACAGCTCTCTTACGCCCGCGAACTCAAACAACAGGGCAAGGCCCGTTACGTGGGCATTACCCATTACCTGGAAAGTGGCCAGGACGCTGTCGCCAGCATCGTGCGCAGCGAACCGCTGGACTTCATCCAGATCAACTACTCGGTGAACGCGCCCCAGGCCGCCCGTGAACTGCTACCCCTGTGCCAGGACAAGGGCATCGCGGTGCTGATCAACCGGGCGTTTGACGACGGCCGCCTGTTCGCCAGGGTCAAGGACCAACCGCTGCCCGGCTGGGCGACAGAGGCGGGCATTGGCAGTTGGGCGCAGATGTTCCTGAAATTCGCCATCAGCCACCCGGCGGTTACCACCGTCATACCCGCGACCGGTCGGCCCGATCGCCAGCTCGACCAGCTCAAGGCGGGGCATGAGCCCCTGCTCACCAGCGCCCAGCAGCAGGCGCTGATCCAGCAGTTCAGCTGA